ACCAGGCTTGCATCTGATCCGTACACGGCGGTCACTTGGAGACCGAACCGGTGCTCTAGGGCGCGATACACTGGGGCGCGATACTGGACCGGGTGGGTGTCGATAACAGCCAGCATCAGCTGCGCCCGCGCCCGAATCCCTCCGCATTCCACAGAGCGGCCTCCGCGAGGGTCGCCGAGAGCCGCTGGTGCCATGCATCCGTCAGACGAGCCGCGAACCGCCGCTCCCGCTGATTCTCGGCTGTGTCCTCCTTTGTGACCCTCGGGCTCCGATACGAGACTGACGCCGCGACTGCCCTCCGGCAGCCCCGAGTCATCGGATGGTGCTCGAACCTGACCGGCCCTTCATCGACGCGAAGTGGCCGTTCAGGCTTTCGAGAGCCTCGATCATCCGGCGGGCGACGATCTCGGGTCTTCCAACCTCTTCGTAGGTGCGTCGTCCCTCACGGGCCAGCCGTTCGCGCAGTGCCGAATCACGCTTCAACAGAAGGATCGCCTCGGCGAGCGCCATCGGATCGCCGGCCGGAACGAGCAAGGCGTTTTGTTTGTGGGTCAGAATCCTTCGGACAGCGGGCGTGTCCGCCGTGATCACCGGCACGCCGACACCCAACGAGTCGTAGATCTTGCAGGGGATAACGCGTTCCGTCTTCGGCGTCGTCCCAAAAACGCCGAGCGCGACGCGCCTCTGGCTTAAGAGGCGCAGATATTCCGGATAGGGCACTGGCGGCTTGAAAACCACCTGCCGGCCGTGAGACAGCCGCTCAGTATTCGAGCGTTCCTCGCCGTCGCCGAACAATTCGACGACCACCTCCGGCTCGGATTCGAGGTAGTCAGCCGCCTTCACGATTACATCCGTGCCGTGGAGCGGCAGGAAGCTTCCCGCAAACATGACTCGGAATAGTCCTCCGAAGGCCGGCGGCGGGGGCGCGAGCATGCCCACGTCCGCACCCACTTGAACACTCATGACCTTGCTCTTCGGCAGTCGAAATTGCTCGCAGAAGTAAGTCGCGTGTTCTTCGGTATCCAGCAGCACGACATCGGCGAGCTTGCCACTGATTCGATCCACCAGCCGCGCATAGACATCTCCGAGGCCGCTCAGAAAACCCTTCCGGGATTTTTCCCTCCGCGTCTCGAAAACGGAAACAAAAGCATCGAAAGCCAGCGGCTTTCCCGTCATGCGCGAGAGGAGCCAGGCGAGGGGGACATACTTGTGACCGCAGGAGCCAACCACGACGAGCTCCACCTGGTCGCGCACGCGCCAAAACTGCCGAACGAGTGACCAGACGCGAAACGGTTTCATCGGATGGCGTGATTGACATTCGACCACCT
This region of Candidatus Methylomirabilota bacterium genomic DNA includes:
- a CDS encoding glycosyltransferase — encoded protein: MKVVECQSRHPMKPFRVWSLVRQFWRVRDQVELVVVGSCGHKYVPLAWLLSRMTGKPLAFDAFVSVFETRREKSRKGFLSGLGDVYARLVDRISGKLADVVLLDTEEHATYFCEQFRLPKSKVMSVQVGADVGMLAPPPPAFGGLFRVMFAGSFLPLHGTDVIVKAADYLESEPEVVVELFGDGEERSNTERLSHGRQVVFKPPVPYPEYLRLLSQRRVALGVFGTTPKTERVIPCKIYDSLGVGVPVITADTPAVRRILTHKQNALLVPAGDPMALAEAILLLKRDSALRERLAREGRRTYEEVGRPEIVARRMIEALESLNGHFASMKGRSGSSTIR